From the genome of Triticum aestivum cultivar Chinese Spring chromosome 3B, IWGSC CS RefSeq v2.1, whole genome shotgun sequence, one region includes:
- the LOC123071489 gene encoding bZIP transcription factor ABI5 homolog isoform X1, whose product MASEMSKDVKFSEEEVTSHPRVLEGEEQTVVAPARQSSIFALTLDELQYSVCEAGHNFGSMNMDEFMSNIWNAEEFQAATGGGLVGMEVAPVVGAGGGGGGGDAGGSNLARQESFSLPPPLCRKTVEEVWAEINREPRPVHAQPQAARPSQQPPVQPPVVANDRQGTLGEMTLEQFLVKAGVVRGSGTGVQAPMPVGMVHGQMNPVQQGQQPGPMMYPMAPANGIFQVMGDDMGFIPNGYAGMAVVPPPPPPQGGVGIVSPGSSDGRSAMTQADMMNCMGDVVMMENGGARKRGAPKDQSRERSIERRHRRMIKNRESAARSRARKQAYTVELEAELNHLKEENVRLKAEEKTILLTKKKMLVEQSKENVKAKKGGVLLRRCGSCIR is encoded by the exons ATGGCGTCGGAGATGAGCAAGGATGTGAAGTTCTCCGAGGAAGAAGTCACCTCGCACCCGCGCGTTCTCGAAGGTGAGGAGCAGACGGTGGTTGCGCCGGCACGGCAATCGTCCATCTTCGCGCTGACGCTGGACGAGTTGCAATACTCTGTGTGCGAGGCGGGGCACAACTTCGGGTCCATGAACATGGACGAATTTATGAGCAACATATGGAATGCCGAGGAGTTCCAGGCGGCGACCGGCGGTGGCTTGGTGGGCATGGAGGTGGCTCCTGTGGTGGGTgctggtggaggcggaggtggcggaGATGCAGGAGGAAGCAACCTAGCCCGGCAGGAGTCGTTCTCCTTGCCTCCCCCGCTGTGCCGGAAGACGGTGGAGGAGGTGTGGGCTGAGATCAACAGGGAGCCCCGCCCGGTGCATGCCCAGCCTCAGGCCGCGCGACCCTCACAGCAGCCTCCTGTCCAGCCACCGGTTGTGGCCAACGACCGGCAGGGGACCCTAGGCGAGATGACGCTGGAGCAGTTCCTTGTCAAGGCCGGCGTGGTCCGTGGATCTGGCACCGGCGTCCAGGCGCCTATGCCGGTCGGCATGGTCCATGGACAGATGAACCCCGTGCAGCAGGGGCAGCAGCCTGGCCCAATGATGTACCCGATGGCACCAGCCAACGGTATATTCCAGGTGATGGGCGACGACATGGGGTTCATCCCCAACGGGTACGCGGGGATGGCCGTggtgccgccgccaccacctcctcaagGTGGGGTCGGTATCGTGAGCCCCGGGTCGTCGGACGGGAGGAGCGCCATGACGCAGGCTGACATGATGAACTGCATGGGCGACGTAGTGATGATGGAGAATGGTGGCGCCCGAAAACGTGGCGCCCCGAAGGATCAGTCTCGCGAGAGGAGCatcgagcgccgccaccgccgcatgATCAAGAACCGTGAGTCAGCCGCACGATCGCGTGCCAGGAAGCAG GCTTATACCGTGGAGCTTGAAGCTGAACTGAACCACCTCAAGGAGGAGAACGTGCGTCTGAAAGCTGAGGAG AAGACAATTCTGCTGACTAAGAAAAAAATG CTGGTGGAGCAGTCCAAGGAGAACGTGAAAGCCAAGAAGGGTGGCGTCCTGTTGCGGCGCTGCGGCAGCTGCATCAGGTGA
- the LOC123071489 gene encoding bZIP transcription factor ABI5 homolog isoform X2, which translates to MASEMSKDVKFSEEEVTSHPRVLEGEEQTVVAPARQSSIFALTLDELQYSVCEAGHNFGSMNMDEFMSNIWNAEEFQAATGGGLVGMEVAPVVGAGGGGGGGDAGGSNLARQESFSLPPPLCRKTVEEVWAEINREPRPVHAQPQAARPSQQPPVQPPVVANDRQGTLGEMTLEQFLVKAGVVRGSGTGVQAPMPVGMVHGQMNPVQQGQQPGPMMYPMAPANGIFQVMGDDMGFIPNGYAGMAVVPPPPPPQGGVGIVSPGSSDGRSAMTQADMMNCMGDVVMMENGGARKRGAPKDQSRERSIERRHRRMIKNRESAARSRARKQAYTVELEAELNHLKEENVRLKAEETILLTKKKMLVEQSKENVKAKKGGVLLRRCGSCIR; encoded by the exons ATGGCGTCGGAGATGAGCAAGGATGTGAAGTTCTCCGAGGAAGAAGTCACCTCGCACCCGCGCGTTCTCGAAGGTGAGGAGCAGACGGTGGTTGCGCCGGCACGGCAATCGTCCATCTTCGCGCTGACGCTGGACGAGTTGCAATACTCTGTGTGCGAGGCGGGGCACAACTTCGGGTCCATGAACATGGACGAATTTATGAGCAACATATGGAATGCCGAGGAGTTCCAGGCGGCGACCGGCGGTGGCTTGGTGGGCATGGAGGTGGCTCCTGTGGTGGGTgctggtggaggcggaggtggcggaGATGCAGGAGGAAGCAACCTAGCCCGGCAGGAGTCGTTCTCCTTGCCTCCCCCGCTGTGCCGGAAGACGGTGGAGGAGGTGTGGGCTGAGATCAACAGGGAGCCCCGCCCGGTGCATGCCCAGCCTCAGGCCGCGCGACCCTCACAGCAGCCTCCTGTCCAGCCACCGGTTGTGGCCAACGACCGGCAGGGGACCCTAGGCGAGATGACGCTGGAGCAGTTCCTTGTCAAGGCCGGCGTGGTCCGTGGATCTGGCACCGGCGTCCAGGCGCCTATGCCGGTCGGCATGGTCCATGGACAGATGAACCCCGTGCAGCAGGGGCAGCAGCCTGGCCCAATGATGTACCCGATGGCACCAGCCAACGGTATATTCCAGGTGATGGGCGACGACATGGGGTTCATCCCCAACGGGTACGCGGGGATGGCCGTggtgccgccgccaccacctcctcaagGTGGGGTCGGTATCGTGAGCCCCGGGTCGTCGGACGGGAGGAGCGCCATGACGCAGGCTGACATGATGAACTGCATGGGCGACGTAGTGATGATGGAGAATGGTGGCGCCCGAAAACGTGGCGCCCCGAAGGATCAGTCTCGCGAGAGGAGCatcgagcgccgccaccgccgcatgATCAAGAACCGTGAGTCAGCCGCACGATCGCGTGCCAGGAAGCAG GCTTATACCGTGGAGCTTGAAGCTGAACTGAACCACCTCAAGGAGGAGAACGTGCGTCTGAAAGCTGAGGAG ACAATTCTGCTGACTAAGAAAAAAATG CTGGTGGAGCAGTCCAAGGAGAACGTGAAAGCCAAGAAGGGTGGCGTCCTGTTGCGGCGCTGCGGCAGCTGCATCAGGTGA